From the Rhinolophus sinicus isolate RSC01 linkage group LG02, ASM3656204v1, whole genome shotgun sequence genome, one window contains:
- the LOC109458923 gene encoding TRIO and F-actin-binding protein, whose product MGGWKGPGQRRGREGPEEWRPAAERGGGGGIPAPLSPTREPFPPFYLLLSPPRVAVMTPDLLNFKKGWMSILDVPGEWKKHWFVLTDSSLKYYRDSTAEEADELDGEIDLRSCTDVTEYAVQRNYGFQIHTKDAVYTLSAMTSGIRRNWIEALRKTVRPTSAPDVTKLSDCNKENTLHSYGTQKGSLKAGEQRMGSEVIGRGGPRKADGQRLSLDYVELSPLTQGSPQRARTPARTLDRPAKQEELERDLAQRSEERRKWFESVDSRATETPAGEGPRRALGAPLTEDQQSRLSEEIEKKWQELEKLPLRENKRVPLTALLNQSRGERPGPPSDNHEALEKEVQSLRSQLEAWRVQGEAPQGTPGSQDDGHVPPGYISQEACERSLAEMESSHQQVMEELQRHHERELQRLQQEKEWLLAEETAATASAIEAMKKAYQEELSRELSKTRSLQQGPDGVRKQHQSDVEALKRELQVLSEQYSQKCLEIGALTRQAEEREHTLRRCQQEGQELLRHNQELHGRLSDEIDRLRGFIASQGTGNSCGRSERSSCELEVLLRVKENELQYLKKEVQCLRDELQMMQKDKRFASGKYQDVYVELNHIKTRSEREIEQLKEHLRLAMAALQEKEAMRNSVAE is encoded by the exons CCTGATCTGCTCAACTTCAAGAAGGGATGGATGTCAATCCTGGACGTGCCCGGAGAG TGGAAGAAACACTGGTTTGTGCTGACTGATTCAAGCCTCAAATATTACAGGGACTCCACTGCTGAGGAG GCAGATGAGCTGGATGGCGAGATTGACCTGCGCTCCTGCACGGACGTCACCGAGTATGCAGTGCAGCGCAACTACGGCTTCCAGATCCAT ACCAAGGATGCTGTGTATACCTTGTCGGCAATGACTTCGGGCATCCGGAGGAACTGGATCGAGGCTCTGAGGAAGACCGTGCGTCCCACCTCAGCCCCAGACGTCACCAA GCTCTCAGACTGCAATAAGGAGAACACGCTGCACAGCTACGGCACCCAGAagggctccctgaaggcaggggaGCAGCGCATGGGCTCCGAGGTCATCGGCCGGGGCGGCCCTCGGAAGGCAGACGGACAGCGGCTGTCCCTGGACTACGTGGAGCTCTCCCCGCTGACTCAAGGGTCCCCACAGCGGGCCCGCACCCCGGCTCGCACTCTTGACCGTCCGGCCAAGCAGGAGGAGCTGGAGCGGGACCTGGCCCAGCGCTCTGAGGAGCGACGCAAATGGTTCGAGTCCGTGGACAGCAGGGCCACGGAGACGCCGGCTGGCGAGGGGCCGCGCCGGGCTCTGGGCGCCCCCCTAACGGAGGACCAGCAGAGTCGGCTCAGCGAGGAGATTGAGAAGAAGTGGCAGGAGCTGGAGAAGCTGCCCCTGCGGGAGAACAAACGGGTGCCTCTCACTGCCCTGCTCAATCAAAGCCGCGGGGAGCGCCCGGGGCCCCCAAGTGACAACCATGAGGCCCTGGAGAAGGAG GTCCAGTCTCTTCGTTCCCAGCTGGAGGCGTGGCGTGTCCAAGGGGAAGCCCCTCAGGGTACACCCGGGTCCCAGGACGATGGTCATGTCCCCCCAGGCTACATCTCGCAG GAGGCGTGCGAGCGCAGCCTGGCAGAGATGGAGTCTTCGCACCAGCAGGTAATGGAGGAGCTGCAGCGGCACCACGAGCGGGAGCTGCAGCGGCTGCAACAGGAGAAGGAGTGGCTCCTGGCCGAGGAGACAGCAGCCACGGCCTCAG CCATTGAAGCCATGAAGAAAGCCTACCAGGAGGAGCTGAGCCGCGAGCTGAGCAAGACACGGAGTCTCCAGCAGGGCCCAGATGGCGTCCGGAAGCAGCATCA GTCAGACGTGGAAGCGCTGAAGCGGGAGCTGCAGGTGCTATCGGAGCAGTACTCACAGAAGTGCCTGGAGATCGGGGCCCTGACGCGGCAGGCCGAGGAGCGCGAGCACACGCTGCGGCGCTGCCAGCAGGAGGGCCAGGAACTACTGCGCCACAACCAG GAGTTGCATGGCCGCCTGTCCGACGAGATTGACCGGCTGCGTGGCTTCATCGCCTCGCAGGGAACGGGCAACAGCTGTGGGCGCAGCGAACGGAGCTCCTGTGAGCTGGAG GTGCTGCTGCGAGTGAAGGAGAATGAACTTCAGTACCTGAAGAAGGAGGTGCAGTGCCTCCGGGACGAGCTCCAGATGATGCAGAAG GACAAGCGCTTCGCTTCAGGAAAGTACCAGGACGTGTATGTGGAGCTGAACCACATCAAGACGCGGTCAGAGCGGGAGATCGAGCAGCTAAAGGAGCACCTGCGCCTTGCCATGGCGGCCCTGCAGGAGAAGGAGGCGATGCGCAACAGTGTGGCCGAGTAG